Proteins encoded within one genomic window of Ovis aries strain OAR_USU_Benz2616 breed Rambouillet chromosome 1, ARS-UI_Ramb_v3.0, whole genome shotgun sequence:
- the LOC101117300 gene encoding DNA-(apurinic or apyrimidinic site) endonuclease-like, with amino-acid sequence MPKRGKKGAVVEDAEEPKTEPEAKKSKAGAKKNEKEAVGEGAVLYEDPSDQKTSPSGKSATLKICSWNVDVLRAWIKKKGLDWVKEEAPDILCLQETKCSENELPVELQELSGLSHQYWSAPSDKEGYSGVGLLSRQCPLKVCYGIGEEEHDPEGQVTVAEYEASVLVTAYVPNAGRGLVRLEYRQCWDEAFRKFLKGLASRKPLVLCGDLNVAHEEINLRNPKGNKKNAGFTPQGRQGFGELLQAAPLTDSFRHLYPNRAYAYTFWTYMMNARSKNVGWRLDYFLLSQSLLPALCDSKIRSKALGSDHCPITLYLAL; translated from the coding sequence ATGCCGAAACGTGGGAAAAAGGGAGCGGTGGTTGAAGACGCGGAAGAGCCCAAGACTGAGCCAGAGGCAAAGAAGAGTAAGGCAGGAGCGAAAAAGAACGAAAAAGAGGCAGTAGGAGAGGGCGCAGTTCTGTATGAAGACCCCTCAGATCAGAAAACCTCACCCAGTGGCAAATCAGCCACACTCAAGATCTGCTCGTGGAATGTGGATGTGCTTCGAGCCTGGATTAAGAAGAAAGGTTTAGATTGGGTAAAGGAAGAAGCCCCAGACATCCTGTGCCTCCAAGAGACCAAATGTTCCGAGAACGAACTACCAGTTGAACTTCAAGAACTGTCTGGATTATCCCATCAGTACTGGTCAGCTCCTTCAGACAAGGAAGGGTACAGTGGCGTGGGCCTCCTCTCCCGCCAGTGCCCACTCAAAGTCTGTTATGGCATCGGTGAGGAAGAACATGATCCGGAAGGCCAAGTGACTGTGGCTGAATATGAGGCGTCTGTGCTGGTGACAGCCTATGTGCCTAATGCAGGCCGAGGTCTGGTGCGCCTGGAGTATCGCCAGTGCTGGGATGAAGCCTTTCGCAAATTCCTGAAGGGTTTGGCATCCCGCAAGCCCCTTGTGCTATGTGGGGACCTCAACGTGGCTCATGAAGAAATTAACCTTCGCAAcccaaagggaaataaaaagaatgctGGCTTCACTCCACAAGGGCGGCAGGGCTTCGGGGAACTGCTGCAGGCTGCGCCCCTCACTGACAGCTTCCGGCACCTCTACCCCAACAGGGCCTATGCCTACACCTTTTGGACCTATATGATGAATGCGCGATCCAAAAACGTTGGTTGGCGCCTTGATTATTTTTTGTTATCTCAGTCTCTGTTGCCTGCATTGTGTGACAGTAAAATCCGTTCCAAGGCTCTGGGCAGTGACCACTGTCCCATTACCCTATACCTAGCTCTGTGA